Proteins found in one Flavobacterium channae genomic segment:
- a CDS encoding DNA topoisomerase IV subunit B: protein MLEQNQYTEDNIRSLDWKEHIRMRPGMYIGKLGDGSSPDDGIYILLKEVMDNCIDEFVMGAGKTIEVTIKDKLVTVRDYGRGIPLGKVVDVVSKMNTGGKYDSKAFKKSVGLNGVGTKAVNALSNYFRVESVRDNQQKAAEFSAGNLTLEEDVQETTKRKGTKVSFVADDTIFKNYKYRNEYIIKMLKNYCYLNRGLTIYYNGEKYVSDYGLKDLLEENISAEDMVYPIIHLEGDDIEVAITHSKSQYSEEYHSFVNGQNTTQGGTHLGAFREAIVKTIKEFYNKPFEASDIRKSIVSAVSVKVEEPVFESQTKTKLGSTDIGPNGPTVRTFVNDFIKTNLDNFLHKNPEVADALLRKILQAERERKELSGIRKLAKERAKKASLHNKKLRDCRVHLTDAKNPRSLESTLFITEGDSASGSITKSRDVNTQAVFSLRGKPLNSYGMTKKIVYENEEFNLLQAALDIEESMEDLRYNNIVIATDADVDGMHIRLLLITFFLQFFPELIKDGHLYILQTPLFRVRNKKETIYCYSEEERVNAIEKLKPKPEITRFKGLGEISPDEFKHFIGQDIRLDPVMLDKATTIETLLEFYMGKNTPDRQDFIINNLKVELDVVEK, encoded by the coding sequence ATGTTAGAGCAAAATCAGTATACCGAAGACAACATACGTTCTCTCGATTGGAAAGAACATATTCGTATGCGTCCCGGAATGTATATCGGAAAATTAGGAGATGGTTCGTCGCCCGATGATGGTATTTATATTCTGTTAAAAGAGGTAATGGACAACTGTATCGATGAATTCGTTATGGGGGCCGGAAAAACCATTGAAGTTACTATCAAAGATAAATTGGTAACCGTTCGCGATTATGGTCGTGGCATTCCGCTTGGAAAAGTAGTCGATGTTGTTTCCAAAATGAATACAGGTGGAAAATACGATTCCAAAGCCTTCAAAAAATCTGTTGGTTTAAATGGTGTCGGAACAAAAGCAGTTAATGCGCTTTCAAATTACTTCCGAGTAGAATCCGTTCGTGATAACCAACAAAAAGCAGCGGAGTTTTCTGCAGGAAATCTGACACTTGAAGAAGACGTTCAAGAAACAACAAAACGTAAAGGAACAAAAGTTTCTTTCGTTGCCGATGATACGATTTTCAAAAACTACAAATACCGAAACGAGTACATCATCAAAATGCTTAAAAACTATTGTTATTTAAATCGTGGTTTAACGATTTATTACAATGGCGAAAAGTATGTTTCGGACTATGGATTGAAAGATTTATTAGAAGAGAATATTTCGGCAGAAGATATGGTGTATCCAATCATTCACTTAGAAGGAGACGATATCGAGGTAGCCATTACGCACAGTAAATCGCAATATTCAGAAGAGTACCATTCGTTTGTTAATGGTCAAAATACAACACAAGGAGGAACGCATTTAGGGGCTTTCCGTGAAGCGATTGTAAAAACTATCAAAGAGTTTTATAACAAACCTTTCGAAGCTTCTGATATTCGTAAATCGATTGTTTCTGCAGTTTCAGTGAAAGTGGAAGAACCTGTTTTCGAATCGCAAACCAAAACCAAATTAGGTTCAACCGATATCGGTCCGAATGGTCCAACGGTTCGTACGTTTGTTAATGATTTCATCAAAACGAATTTAGATAACTTCTTACATAAAAATCCAGAAGTAGCCGATGCGTTATTGCGTAAGATTTTACAAGCCGAACGCGAACGTAAAGAACTTTCAGGAATTCGAAAATTAGCCAAAGAACGTGCTAAAAAAGCAAGTTTACACAATAAAAAATTACGCGATTGTCGTGTCCATTTAACCGATGCTAAAAATCCAAGAAGTTTAGAAAGTACGCTTTTTATTACCGAGGGAGATTCGGCTTCGGGTTCGATTACCAAAAGTCGCGATGTAAATACACAAGCGGTGTTCAGTTTACGTGGAAAGCCTCTGAATTCTTATGGAATGACGAAAAAAATCGTCTACGAGAACGAAGAATTCAACTTATTGCAAGCCGCATTAGACATTGAAGAATCGATGGAAGATTTGCGCTATAACAATATCGTAATCGCCACCGATGCCGACGTGGATGGTATGCACATTCGCTTGTTGTTAATTACGTTTTTCTTGCAGTTTTTCCCTGAGTTAATCAAAGACGGACATTTGTATATTCTACAAACGCCATTATTCCGTGTACGAAACAAAAAAGAAACGATATATTGTTACAGCGAAGAAGAACGAGTTAACGCCATCGAAAAACTAAAACCAAAACCAGAAATCACCCGATTCAAAGGATTAGGAGAAATTTCGCCAGATGAGTTTAAGCATTTTATCGGGCAAGACATTCGTTTAGATCCAGTCATGTTAGATAAAGCCACAACGATTGAAACGTTGTTAGAGTTCTACATGGGTAAAAATACCCCAGACCGACAAGATTTCATCATCAATAATTTGAAAGTGGAGTTGGATGTTGTTGAGAAGTAA
- a CDS encoding D-2-hydroxyacid dehydrogenase has product MKVLANDGISKSGIKALEKGGFEVITTKVAQEQIANFINTHDVKVILVRSATKVRQDIIDACPGLKIIGRGGVGMDNIDVEYARSKGLHVINTPASSSESVAELVFAHLFTGVRFLHDANRNMPLEGDTNFDGLKKAYANGIELRGKTIGIIGFGRIGQAVAKMALGLGMKVIAADKYVNEAVIRVDFYNGQFINVEIVTESLEDVIKHSDFITLHVPAQDGYVIGREELKLMKENVGIINCARGGVIDEVALVEALDEEKVLFAGLDVFENEPTPEIRILMHPKISLTPHIGAATLEAQDRIGTELADQIISLLKNN; this is encoded by the coding sequence ATGAAAGTTTTAGCAAATGATGGGATTTCTAAAAGCGGTATTAAAGCTTTAGAAAAAGGTGGTTTTGAAGTAATCACTACAAAAGTAGCACAAGAACAAATTGCCAATTTTATTAATACTCACGACGTAAAAGTAATTTTAGTTAGAAGCGCAACTAAAGTTCGTCAGGATATTATTGATGCATGTCCTGGATTAAAAATCATTGGTCGTGGTGGTGTTGGAATGGACAATATTGATGTAGAATATGCTCGCAGCAAAGGATTACATGTAATTAATACACCAGCTTCATCATCTGAAAGTGTTGCAGAATTAGTTTTTGCTCATTTATTTACAGGTGTTCGTTTCTTACATGACGCAAACAGAAATATGCCTTTAGAAGGCGATACTAATTTTGATGGTTTAAAGAAAGCTTATGCAAATGGTATTGAACTTAGAGGAAAAACTATTGGTATTATTGGTTTTGGTCGTATTGGTCAAGCTGTAGCAAAAATGGCTTTAGGACTTGGAATGAAAGTAATTGCTGCTGATAAATATGTAAACGAAGCGGTTATTCGTGTAGATTTCTATAACGGACAATTTATTAATGTAGAAATTGTTACAGAATCTTTAGAAGATGTAATCAAACATTCTGACTTTATTACATTACACGTTCCAGCTCAAGATGGTTATGTAATTGGTAGAGAAGAATTAAAATTAATGAAAGAAAACGTTGGAATCATCAACTGTGCTAGAGGTGGTGTAATTGATGAAGTAGCATTAGTTGAAGCTTTAGACGAAGAAAAAGTATTGTTTGCTGGTTTAGATGTTTTTGAAAACGAACCTACTCCTGAAATTAGAATTTTAATGCACCCGAAAATTTCTTTAACTCCACATATTGGTGCTGCTACATTAGAAGCGCAAGATAGAATTGGAACAGAATTAGCCGATCAAATCATTAGCCTTTTAAAAAACAATTAA
- a CDS encoding 4Fe-4S dicluster domain-containing protein: protein MAIIITDECINCGACEPECPNTAIYEGADDWRWKDGTKLSGKLILPDGTEVDADAAQTPISDDIYYIVPGKCTECKGFHEEPQCAAVCPVDCCVPDDNHVESEETLLNRQSFLHNE from the coding sequence ATGGCAATTATAATAACAGACGAATGTATCAACTGTGGTGCTTGTGAACCAGAATGTCCTAATACAGCTATTTATGAAGGTGCTGACGATTGGAGATGGAAAGATGGTACAAAATTAAGTGGGAAATTAATTTTACCTGATGGAACTGAAGTGGATGCAGATGCTGCTCAAACTCCAATTTCTGACGATATTTATTATATTGTTCCTGGTAAATGTACAGAGTGTAAAGGTTTTCATGAAGAGCCACAATGTGCTGCTGTTTGCCCTGTTGATTGTTGTGTTCCTGATGATAATCATGTTGAAAGCGAAGAAACATTGTTAAACAGACAATCGTTTTTACATAACGAATAA
- a CDS encoding helix-turn-helix domain-containing protein, whose amino-acid sequence MPIIVNLDVMMAKRKMSLNELSEKVGLTLSNLSILKTGKAKAIRFNTLEMICKVLECQPGDILEYKED is encoded by the coding sequence ATGCCAATTATAGTAAACCTAGATGTAATGATGGCAAAACGAAAAATGTCTTTAAACGAACTTTCTGAAAAAGTTGGTTTAACATTGTCTAATTTATCTATTTTAAAAACTGGAAAAGCAAAAGCGATTCGTTTTAATACGTTAGAAATGATTTGCAAAGTATTAGAATGTCAACCAGGAGATATTTTAGAGTATAAGGAAGACTAA
- the serC gene encoding 3-phosphoserine/phosphohydroxythreonine transaminase gives MKKHNYSAGPCILPQEVFEKSAQAILDFNNSGLSILEISHRSKDFVAVMDEARALVLELLNLEGKGYEVLFLGGGASLEFLMVPYNLMKENGKAAYLDTGTWASGAIKEAKHFGETVVVASSKSENYNHIPKGYTIPADADYFHCTSNNTIFGTQMKSFPEVGIPVVCDMSSDIFSRVLDFSKFDIIYAGAQKNMGPAGTTLVVVKTEVLGKTGRTIPSMLDYQQHVAKESMYNTPPVFPVYASLLTLQWLKKLGGIAAIEKINEAKANLLYNEIDRNPLFKGTASKEDRSNMNVTFLLENEAHQEKFDAMWKAAGISGLAGHRSVGGYRASMYNALPIESIQVLVDVMQELEKNI, from the coding sequence ATGAAAAAACACAATTACAGTGCCGGTCCATGTATACTTCCTCAAGAAGTTTTCGAAAAATCGGCACAAGCTATTTTAGATTTCAACAACTCAGGATTATCTATTTTAGAAATTTCACATAGAAGTAAAGATTTCGTTGCCGTTATGGACGAAGCTAGAGCTTTAGTATTAGAACTTTTAAACTTAGAAGGAAAAGGTTACGAAGTATTATTTTTAGGTGGTGGTGCCAGTTTAGAATTCTTAATGGTTCCTTATAATTTAATGAAAGAAAATGGTAAAGCTGCTTATTTAGATACAGGAACTTGGGCAAGCGGAGCTATTAAAGAAGCAAAACATTTTGGAGAAACAGTTGTAGTTGCCTCTTCAAAGTCTGAAAATTACAACCACATTCCAAAAGGTTACACGATTCCTGCAGATGCAGATTACTTTCACTGCACGAGTAACAACACTATTTTTGGAACACAAATGAAATCATTTCCAGAAGTTGGTATTCCAGTTGTTTGTGATATGAGTTCTGATATTTTCTCACGTGTATTAGATTTTTCCAAATTTGATATAATTTATGCTGGAGCTCAAAAAAATATGGGACCTGCTGGAACAACATTAGTAGTTGTAAAAACAGAAGTTCTTGGAAAAACAGGGAGGACAATTCCAAGCATGTTAGATTACCAACAACACGTTGCAAAAGAGAGTATGTACAATACACCACCAGTATTCCCTGTTTATGCTTCTTTATTAACTTTACAATGGTTGAAAAAATTAGGTGGAATTGCTGCAATAGAAAAAATTAATGAAGCTAAAGCGAATTTGTTATATAACGAAATCGACAGAAATCCATTATTTAAAGGAACTGCTTCAAAAGAAGACAGAAGTAACATGAATGTAACTTTCTTATTAGAAAATGAAGCACATCAAGAAAAATTTGATGCTATGTGGAAAGCAGCTGGAATTTCCGGATTAGCTGGTCACCGTTCTGTAGGCGGTTATCGTGCATCAATGTACAATGCTTTACCTATCGAAAGTATACAAGTTTTAGTTGATGTAATGCAAGAATTAGAGAAAAACATTTAG
- a CDS encoding GxxExxY protein, with protein MTEENEISRIILDCAYKVHTKLGPGLLEKVYRECLAYELTKCGLEVKQEYPFPVIYEDIKMDCGYRVDILVNNKVIVELKVVEEFTLEHTAQCLTYMRLSECRLGLLLNFYKKSLKDGIKRLIL; from the coding sequence ATGACTGAAGAAAACGAAATAAGCCGAATAATTTTAGATTGTGCCTATAAAGTTCATACAAAGTTAGGTCCAGGATTGTTGGAAAAAGTGTACAGAGAATGTTTAGCTTATGAGTTAACAAAATGCGGATTAGAAGTTAAACAAGAATATCCATTTCCAGTTATTTATGAAGATATTAAAATGGATTGTGGATATAGAGTTGATATTCTAGTAAATAATAAAGTTATAGTTGAATTAAAAGTGGTTGAAGAGTTTACATTAGAGCATACAGCGCAATGTCTAACATATATGCGACTTTCAGAATGCAGATTAGGATTACTTTTAAATTTTTATAAGAAATCATTAAAAGACGGAATAAAAAGATTAATATTATAA
- a CDS encoding phosphatase PAP2 family protein — protein MLQLKELNNKVTHNFTKINFWFLVFPFLILLAIFLYFSFVLEGNFIKNYSAVQKDLFYFLNHKLSQFPSFQFNITQLGDALIAFSFLSLLFAYAPKFWQALLASSLLSLIVSAVLKRIFAMPRPAAVFNTDEFIIIGKKLTGATSLPSGHSMTIFMVITLLLYAFMPSKNKYKVFWTLLILSLGLLFAFSRVGVGAHYPLDVIIGCLIGYSVAVLGIIINEKKKWLNWIGNLKFYPVFILLFIIFIASLTKKIFENNLVVFYLSIVALLITLYLMITIYVKRKN, from the coding sequence ATGTTACAACTTAAGGAATTGAACAATAAAGTAACTCATAATTTTACAAAAATTAACTTTTGGTTTTTAGTCTTTCCGTTCTTGATTTTACTAGCTATCTTTTTATATTTTTCTTTCGTATTAGAAGGTAATTTTATCAAAAACTATAGTGCTGTCCAAAAAGATTTATTTTATTTTTTAAATCATAAATTATCTCAATTTCCGAGTTTTCAATTTAACATTACGCAATTAGGAGACGCTTTAATCGCATTTTCATTTTTGTCTTTATTATTTGCTTATGCTCCGAAATTTTGGCAAGCACTTTTGGCTTCTTCATTACTTTCTTTAATTGTTTCAGCAGTATTAAAAAGAATATTTGCAATGCCAAGACCTGCAGCGGTTTTTAACACGGACGAGTTTATAATAATTGGAAAAAAACTAACAGGCGCAACATCTTTGCCATCTGGACATTCGATGACTATTTTTATGGTAATTACTTTGCTTTTATATGCTTTTATGCCAAGTAAAAATAAATATAAAGTGTTCTGGACTTTGCTCATTCTTAGTTTAGGACTTTTATTTGCCTTTTCTAGAGTTGGCGTAGGAGCTCATTACCCACTTGATGTTATTATTGGATGTTTGATTGGCTATTCAGTTGCTGTTTTAGGAATCATCATCAACGAGAAAAAAAAATGGCTAAATTGGATTGGTAACTTAAAATTCTATCCTGTTTTTATTTTACTTTTTATAATTTTCATTGCAAGTCTTACTAAAAAAATCTTTGAAAACAATTTAGTTGTTTTTTACCTTTCTATTGTTGCGTTGCTTATTACATTATACTTAATGATTACCATTTATGTTAAAAGAAAAAATTAA
- the eptA gene encoding phosphoethanolamine--lipid A transferase EptA produces the protein MLKEKIKLGYLVLVFSVVNIILYNIPFFNFVIDSIDIKSFNGILLFFSLIILAIVLNAFVFFLLLFLLRKIGKWLIALLFVLNSVALYFVNTYNILIDRTMIGNVFNTNFEESSSFLSVSMILYLVFLGIIPAFFVLKTSYIQIKLKTFLISFSLTLVFLLSLIYANATNWLWIDNNSKTLGSLVMPWSYVVNTCRYYQKKNKENKQQILLPDATIKNKEKSIVVLVIGESARSQNFSLYGYNKNTNPLLAEISNVHAYKTQSCATYTTAGVKCILEYKNSNELYETLPNYLDRNGVDVIWRTTNSGEPKVKIKNYFSKSDLEKNCNNANCEYDEVLLNGLKEQIASCKKDKILIVLHTSTSHGPTYYKKYPSQFSKFKPECKNVEVAKCTQAELINSYDNTILYTDYLLATIIDELTQLKDFKSSMMYISDHGESLGENNLYMHGLPVSIAPKEQFDIPFIVWASEKSRTLKNVKNAEQHNVFHSVLDFLDIESPIYDKNMSLYEKK, from the coding sequence ATGTTAAAAGAAAAAATTAAATTAGGCTATTTAGTATTAGTATTTAGCGTTGTAAATATAATTTTATACAACATTCCTTTTTTTAATTTTGTTATTGATTCTATTGATATCAAAAGCTTTAATGGGATTTTATTATTCTTTAGTTTAATTATTTTAGCAATTGTTTTAAATGCTTTTGTATTTTTTCTATTGCTTTTTCTATTACGTAAAATTGGGAAATGGTTAATTGCCTTATTGTTTGTATTGAATTCGGTTGCGTTATATTTTGTAAACACTTATAACATATTAATAGACCGAACAATGATTGGTAATGTTTTCAATACCAATTTTGAAGAGTCGAGTAGTTTTTTATCGGTTTCGATGATTTTATATCTTGTTTTTTTAGGAATAATTCCCGCTTTTTTTGTTTTAAAAACATCATATATTCAAATAAAATTAAAAACTTTCTTAATTAGTTTTTCGCTTACTTTAGTATTCTTATTGTCATTGATTTATGCCAATGCTACTAACTGGTTATGGATTGACAACAATTCTAAAACATTAGGCTCTTTAGTTATGCCTTGGTCTTATGTGGTAAATACTTGCAGATACTATCAAAAGAAAAACAAAGAAAACAAACAACAAATTTTACTACCTGATGCAACTATAAAAAACAAAGAAAAGTCTATTGTTGTGCTTGTAATTGGAGAATCTGCGAGAAGTCAGAATTTTTCGTTATATGGTTATAATAAAAACACGAATCCATTGCTAGCTGAAATTTCAAATGTTCATGCTTACAAAACCCAATCTTGTGCTACTTATACCACTGCAGGCGTAAAATGTATTTTAGAATATAAAAACTCTAATGAATTATATGAAACTTTACCCAACTATTTAGATAGAAATGGCGTAGATGTTATTTGGAGAACAACAAATTCTGGAGAACCTAAAGTTAAAATTAAAAACTACTTTAGTAAAAGTGATCTTGAAAAGAATTGTAACAACGCTAATTGCGAATACGACGAAGTTTTACTTAATGGACTAAAAGAACAAATCGCATCTTGTAAAAAGGATAAGATTCTAATAGTTTTACATACAAGTACTAGTCATGGTCCAACCTATTACAAAAAATACCCATCTCAGTTTAGTAAATTTAAACCTGAATGTAAAAACGTTGAAGTTGCAAAATGTACTCAAGCTGAGCTTATAAACTCATACGATAATACCATTTTGTATACTGATTATTTACTTGCCACTATTATTGATGAACTTACGCAATTAAAAGATTTCAAATCTTCTATGATGTATATATCCGATCATGGTGAATCGTTAGGTGAAAACAATTTATACATGCATGGATTACCAGTAAGCATTGCCCCAAAAGAGCAATTTGATATTCCATTTATTGTTTGGGCTTCAGAAAAATCTAGAACTTTAAAGAATGTAAAAAACGCGGAACAACACAATGTATTTCATAGCGTTTTGGATTTTCTAGATATCGAAAGTCCTATTTATGATAAAAACATGAGTCTTTACGAAAAGAAATAA
- a CDS encoding DUF937 domain-containing protein — protein sequence MFDQLSELVKQFGNDAVVNNPAVPNEQNDAVMNEAGSSILSGLKDMVANGNINDLSGLLSGNSAINANNPVVKQLTDKVTGNLGEKFGLSSDAAGSVAGGLIPQILGGLVNKAKDPNQPGFNMSDLVSAISGGQGGGLMDAVSKYGGQFGLDQNNDGKVDMGDITSAVSKKGGLGGLLGKLFGK from the coding sequence ATGTTTGATCAACTTTCAGAATTAGTAAAACAATTTGGTAATGATGCTGTAGTGAATAATCCTGCAGTTCCAAATGAACAAAATGACGCTGTAATGAATGAAGCCGGAAGCTCTATTCTTTCGGGTTTAAAAGATATGGTAGCAAATGGTAACATTAATGATTTATCTGGATTATTAAGTGGAAATTCTGCTATTAATGCAAACAATCCTGTTGTAAAACAATTGACAGATAAAGTTACAGGAAACTTAGGTGAAAAATTTGGTTTATCATCTGATGCTGCAGGAAGTGTTGCAGGTGGTTTAATTCCTCAGATTTTAGGAGGATTGGTTAATAAAGCCAAAGATCCAAATCAGCCAGGATTTAACATGAGTGATTTAGTTAGTGCTATTTCTGGTGGTCAAGGCGGTGGACTTATGGATGCCGTTTCAAAATATGGAGGGCAATTTGGATTGGACCAAAATAATGACGGAAAAGTAGACATGGGAGATATTACTTCTGCTGTTTCTAAAAAAGGAGGTTTAGGAGGTTTATTAGGTAAACTTTTCGGAAAATAG
- a CDS encoding acyl-CoA reductase — protein sequence MLQSEIKSSFIELGKFLHQFSVDGNVKSSSVLQNDLYFDNFVNLIELSQSHNGWFTPEQVCFSIQAWAKALSYENLTQWLSNYDFSKTETKKVGLVLAGNIPLVGFHDFLSVLISGHDVLIKTSSNDQHLLKFLANYLISVEPKLTSKITFVEGKLEGFDAVIATGSNNTARYFEYYFKDKPSIIRKNRNSVAVLNGKESLEDLVNLGEDIFRYFGLGCRNVSKLFVPKGYNFDNFFKAMYEYRDVIQYEKYANNYDYNKAVFLMSNFQLLDNEFMTIKEDTSYSSPISSVFYEFYEVLEEIQTRLNQDSEQIQCIVSNNLIPNSVSFGQTQQPQLWDYADNVDTLDFLSKI from the coding sequence ATGTTACAAAGTGAAATTAAATCGAGTTTTATTGAATTAGGAAAATTTTTACACCAATTTTCAGTAGACGGAAACGTTAAATCGTCATCGGTTTTACAAAACGATTTGTACTTTGATAACTTCGTAAATTTAATCGAATTATCGCAATCGCATAACGGTTGGTTTACTCCAGAACAAGTCTGTTTTAGTATTCAAGCTTGGGCAAAAGCCTTATCATATGAAAATTTAACGCAATGGCTTTCCAATTATGATTTTTCTAAAACTGAAACTAAAAAAGTTGGACTAGTTTTAGCAGGAAACATTCCATTAGTAGGTTTTCATGATTTTCTTTCGGTTTTAATTTCAGGTCATGATGTTTTAATTAAAACGTCTTCAAACGATCAACATTTATTGAAATTTTTAGCTAATTATTTAATTTCGGTTGAACCAAAACTTACTTCCAAAATAACTTTTGTAGAAGGAAAATTAGAAGGTTTTGATGCCGTAATTGCAACAGGAAGTAATAATACCGCTCGCTATTTTGAATACTATTTTAAAGATAAACCAAGTATTATTCGTAAAAATAGAAATTCTGTAGCTGTTTTAAATGGAAAAGAATCTTTAGAAGATTTAGTAAATTTAGGTGAAGACATTTTTAGATATTTTGGATTAGGTTGTCGAAATGTTTCAAAACTATTTGTTCCAAAAGGTTACAACTTTGATAATTTCTTCAAAGCAATGTACGAATATCGCGACGTAATTCAATACGAGAAATATGCAAATAATTATGACTATAACAAAGCGGTCTTCTTGATGAGTAATTTCCAATTATTGGATAACGAATTCATGACTATTAAAGAAGACACGAGCTATTCCTCTCCTATTTCATCTGTTTTTTATGAGTTTTACGAAGTCTTAGAAGAAATACAAACAAGACTAAATCAAGATTCTGAACAAATTCAATGTATTGTATCGAATAATTTGATTCCTAACTCAGTTTCATTTGGACAAACACAGCAACCTCAACTTTGGGATTACGCAGATAATGTGGATACTTTGGATTTTTTATCTAAAATTTAA
- a CDS encoding DUF2975 domain-containing protein, translating to MNNQTTKIIVTIMNVLFWIIFIGLSIETGAILVNYFYSVFINPEATYNLYNKLDLSILYKKDILRYHVIMSSYLIFSFLKVFISYRVIKLFTFLKFDKPFNAKSTKSIFDISYFTFTAGIFSSVAKSQATFVSHKIQNVPIEWNTNEMLFFAGLIYIIAVIMQKGTEIQEENDLTV from the coding sequence ATGAACAATCAAACAACAAAAATAATTGTAACTATAATGAATGTATTATTTTGGATAATATTCATTGGATTGAGTATCGAAACTGGAGCTATATTAGTTAACTACTTTTATAGTGTATTCATTAATCCAGAAGCAACTTATAATTTATACAATAAATTAGACTTAAGTATTTTATACAAAAAGGATATTTTGAGATACCATGTAATTATGTCGTCTTACTTAATATTCTCCTTTTTAAAGGTTTTCATATCATATAGAGTAATAAAATTGTTTACTTTTTTAAAGTTTGACAAACCTTTTAATGCAAAAAGCACAAAAAGCATTTTTGATATAAGTTATTTTACTTTTACAGCGGGTATTTTTAGTTCAGTTGCAAAATCACAAGCAACTTTCGTTAGTCATAAAATTCAAAATGTACCAATTGAATGGAATACAAATGAAATGTTGTTTTTTGCTGGTTTAATTTACATAATAGCAGTGATTATGCAAAAAGGAACAGAAATTCAGGAAGAAAACGACTTAACCGTATAA
- the ychF gene encoding redox-regulated ATPase YchF: protein MKAGIVGLPNVGKSTLFNCLSNAKAQSANFPFCTIEPNIGVVNVPDPRIARLEELVKPERVQMATVDIVDIAGLVKGASKGEGLGNQFLGNIRECNAIIHVLRCFDNDNIVHVDGNVNPIRDKETIDIELQLKDLETVEKRLEKTNRAAKTGNKEAQAEKALLDRIRETLLEGKSARTVVPQNQDEEVMLESFQLITTKPVLYVCNVDEASAVNGNKYVDQVREMVKDENAEVIVLSVGAEADITELESYEERQMFLQDMGLTEPGSAVLIRAAYKLLNLQTYFTAGVKEVRAWTINIGDTAPKAAGVIHTDFEKGFIRAEVIAFDDYSSFGSEAKVKEAGKLRVEGKEYIVKDGDVMHFRFNV, encoded by the coding sequence ATGAAAGCAGGAATTGTAGGATTGCCAAATGTTGGAAAATCAACTTTATTTAATTGTTTATCAAATGCTAAAGCACAAAGTGCAAACTTCCCGTTTTGTACTATTGAGCCAAATATTGGAGTAGTAAACGTTCCAGATCCACGTATTGCTCGTTTAGAGGAATTGGTTAAACCAGAGCGTGTGCAAATGGCAACTGTTGATATTGTTGATATTGCAGGTTTAGTAAAAGGAGCAAGTAAAGGAGAAGGTTTAGGGAATCAATTCTTAGGAAACATTAGAGAGTGTAACGCAATTATTCACGTTTTACGTTGTTTTGATAACGATAATATTGTTCACGTAGATGGAAATGTAAATCCAATTAGAGATAAAGAAACTATCGATATTGAATTGCAATTAAAAGATTTAGAAACGGTTGAAAAACGTTTAGAAAAAACAAATCGTGCTGCAAAAACAGGAAACAAAGAAGCACAAGCAGAAAAAGCTTTGTTAGATAGAATTCGTGAAACTTTATTAGAAGGAAAATCAGCTCGTACAGTGGTTCCTCAAAATCAAGATGAGGAAGTAATGTTGGAAAGTTTCCAATTAATTACTACAAAACCAGTTTTATATGTTTGTAATGTTGATGAAGCTTCGGCTGTAAACGGAAACAAATATGTAGACCAAGTTCGTGAAATGGTAAAAGATGAAAATGCTGAGGTTATTGTGCTTTCAGTAGGAGCAGAAGCTGATATTACCGAATTAGAAAGCTACGAAGAGCGTCAAATGTTCTTACAAGATATGGGATTAACAGAGCCAGGTTCGGCAGTGTTAATTCGTGCAGCTTATAAATTATTAAATCTACAAACATATTTCACAGCAGGTGTTAAAGAAGTTCGTGCTTGGACTATTAACATTGGAGATACTGCGCCAAAAGCAGCTGGTGTAATTCATACTGATTTTGAAAAAGGATTCATTAGAGCTGAAGTAATTGCTTTTGATGATTATTCAAGCTTTGGTTCAGAAGCAAAAGTAAAAGAAGCTGGAAAATTAAGAGTAGAAGGAAAAGAATACATTGTAAAAGATGGTGATGTAATGCATTTCCGTTTTAATGTGTAA